From Candidatus Defluviilinea gracilis, a single genomic window includes:
- a CDS encoding prohibitin family protein: MNIVDVIRTAAGLAWVAAIALGIMAAIRASRNQTAKGSSASALIVLVVAVVLTILGSGLVYVESNERGIVKTISAGGIRPAALESGLHWILPGVEQMVPYSISNQTYTMSFLPEQGPDTGEDSIRARTKDGQEVIIDATVIYRIDPAKVVQLHIAWGENYESGIVRPETRGSIRDAVSQYGVEEVVSTKREEMVQIITDELASTLSDNNLELLDFILRDIHFSEEYAAAVEQKQIAEQQALQAALIVEQKKQEAEQARQEAQGLADAAVIAAKGEAEAVVIQAQADAQANQLLAASLTPELLQYQYILKLAPGVQTIFIPSGNQFILPLPGSPQLPQ, translated from the coding sequence ATGAATATCGTTGATGTGATTCGCACGGCGGCAGGTCTTGCGTGGGTTGCCGCAATCGCGCTGGGAATTATGGCGGCAATCCGCGCCAGCCGCAACCAAACCGCAAAAGGATCAAGCGCAAGCGCGCTCATTGTTTTAGTCGTCGCTGTCGTCTTAACGATCCTGGGCTCGGGCTTGGTCTACGTTGAGTCGAACGAGCGCGGCATTGTCAAAACCATTAGCGCGGGAGGCATTCGCCCGGCGGCTTTGGAGTCCGGCTTGCATTGGATCTTGCCGGGTGTCGAGCAAATGGTGCCTTATTCGATCTCCAATCAAACGTATACCATGTCATTTTTACCGGAGCAGGGTCCCGATACCGGCGAAGACTCGATCCGCGCCCGCACAAAAGACGGACAGGAAGTGATCATAGACGCAACAGTAATTTATCGCATTGATCCTGCCAAAGTAGTACAACTCCACATCGCTTGGGGAGAGAACTATGAAAGCGGCATCGTTCGCCCGGAAACGCGCGGCTCCATCCGCGACGCGGTCTCACAATATGGTGTAGAGGAGGTTGTCTCGACCAAGCGCGAAGAGATGGTTCAGATCATCACCGACGAACTGGCGAGCACTCTTTCGGACAACAACCTCGAACTGCTCGATTTCATCCTGCGCGATATTCACTTTAGCGAGGAGTACGCCGCGGCAGTGGAGCAAAAACAGATCGCCGAACAACAGGCATTGCAAGCCGCGCTCATCGTGGAACAGAAAAAACAGGAAGCCGAACAAGCCCGCCAGGAGGCGCAAGGTCTCGCGGACGCGGCTGTCATCGCGGCGAAAGGCGAGGCGGAAGCGGTCGTCATTCAAGCGCAGGCAGACGCCCAAGCCAATCAGTTGCTCGCCGCATCGCTCACGCCCGAACTGCTTCAATACCAATATATTTTAAAACTTGCGCCGGGCGTGCAAACCATCTTCATCCCGTCTGGCAATCAATTCATCCTGCCGTTGCCGGGCTCGCCGCAACTTCCGCAATAA
- a CDS encoding Ig-like domain-containing protein, giving the protein MRATGTLGVWVTVLVLALASCNAQNPPHSAYFSETGHFVEGGFLRFYNNAPNPELVYGFPITSRFTSRDGMTVQYFQRARFELVVDAQGNETVRLTPIGAALHQPGAQLEPQNSSACKTISGFQVCYDFLKFYNTNGGAEQFGNPVSNAEEQNEIYIQYFENARFEWRAQGEPTRVEISQLGQNYFDRLGEERSYLIPAQPLDASIAPVVSFDTRAFVARSITRANDNQTVSVFVQDQNARGVPGANVNISVQLPDGNAQTFTALTDSHGVARISFGFTDQQPGELVSIQVRVEAGGQTQQTIISFRIWY; this is encoded by the coding sequence ATGAGAGCAACCGGCACGCTTGGCGTTTGGGTTACGGTTCTTGTGTTGGCATTAGCCTCGTGCAATGCCCAGAACCCGCCTCATAGCGCGTACTTCAGCGAGACCGGGCATTTTGTGGAGGGAGGCTTTCTGCGGTTTTACAACAACGCGCCAAACCCCGAACTGGTATACGGTTTTCCCATCACGAGCCGCTTCACCTCCCGCGATGGGATGACAGTGCAATACTTCCAACGCGCCCGCTTCGAACTCGTCGTCGACGCCCAAGGGAATGAAACCGTTCGACTGACGCCCATCGGCGCGGCTCTCCACCAACCTGGCGCGCAACTAGAACCACAAAACTCGTCGGCATGTAAAACGATCTCCGGGTTTCAAGTGTGTTATGACTTCCTCAAGTTTTACAACACCAACGGCGGCGCGGAGCAATTCGGAAACCCAGTCTCGAACGCCGAGGAACAAAACGAAATTTACATCCAATATTTTGAAAACGCCCGTTTCGAATGGCGCGCGCAGGGAGAGCCAACCCGCGTGGAAATTTCTCAGCTCGGTCAAAATTATTTTGACCGCCTCGGTGAAGAGCGTTCGTATCTCATCCCGGCACAACCCCTCGACGCGTCCATTGCCCCGGTCGTCTCGTTCGATACCCGCGCCTTCGTGGCGCGATCCATCACCCGCGCAAACGACAACCAAACGGTTTCAGTTTTTGTGCAAGACCAAAATGCTCGGGGCGTGCCTGGAGCCAATGTAAATATTTCAGTGCAACTCCCCGATGGCAACGCGCAGACGTTCACCGCGCTCACCGACTCGCACGGCGTGGCGCGAATCTCGTTCGGCTTTACCGATCAACAACCGGGCGAGCTTGTTTCCATCCAGGTCCGCGTGGAAGCCGGGGGGCAAACTCAGCAGACAATCATCTCGTTCCGAATTTGGTATTAA